The genomic DNA GGGCAGATTCTGCGCTTCATGGAACTGCGCTCCGATCTGCTGGGAACAAGCCCGCTGGATGTCGACAGCGTGCATCTTTTCACCCAGGCCATGCGGCTGGCCTTCGCCGACCGCAACCGCCATGTCGCCGACAGCGACCTTGTCAGGGTGCCGGTGGCCGGACTGCTCGATGAAACCTACCTTGGCGAGCGCGCCGCGCTCATCACCCGGGTGGATATGGGCATCGCCGCGCCGGGCAGCCCACCCGGATCCGAGAACTTGCACGCCGACGAAAGTGCCGTTCAGGGCCAAGGGACCAGCCACATCTCCATCGTCGATCGTTACGGCAACGCCCTGGCCCTGACCTCCTCCATCGAAAGCGCCTTCGGCAATGGTGTGATGGTCGAAGGGTTTCTGCTCAACAATCAGCTGACGGATTTTTCCTTTGCCTTTGAGGATGCCGCGGGGCGTCCCATCGCCAACCGGGTACAGCCGAGCAAACGCCCCCGCAGTTCCATGGCGCCGACCCTTGTTTTTGACGGCGAAGGCCGACTCGCCCTGGTGACGGGCTCGCCGGGCGGCGCGCGCATCATCGGCTACACCGCCCAGTCGATCCTGAATATCCTGGCCTTCGGCCTCGATCCCCAGCAAGCGATTCAGGTGCCCCATGTCCAGAACCTCAACGGCCAAACCGAGCTGGAGGCTCCGATTCCCGACGTGACCCGCCCTTACGACGCCCAAGCTCTGGCCGCCGCGTTGATCGCACGCGGCCACGGTGACCCGCAGGCCCCGCCGCACGAGCGTTCCTTGGGCATGGTCGCCCACACCAGCGGCCTGGCGATCATCCAGGTCGTCAGATCCGATGCGGGGCAAGTTGTGCTGATCGGCGGAGCCGACCACCGGCGGGACGGTGCGGTGGGGGGAAGGTAGGATCAAAAAAGGGGAGAGGCTACTTTTCGCGGAAAAGTAGCCTCTCCCCTTTTATGCTGCCGCGGCCGCCATGGCGCGCAGGCCGAGGATGACGGCGTCGAGGGGATTGGGGGCGATCCGGACCGGGATGGCCGTGGCCTGGGACAGCCGCCGTGCCATGCCCGGCAGCATGGCGCCGCCGCCGGTGAGAAGGATGCCGCTTTCGATGATTTCGCAGCCTGGT from Geoalkalibacter sp. includes the following:
- the ggt gene encoding gamma-glutamyltransferase is translated as MSVRGLVIALILCFTGACARPAPKETALPAAVATTREMVVTAHPLATQAGARILDMGGTAVDAMIAAQAVLGLVEPQSSGLGGGAFVVYHQAETGRTITVDGREKAPQAAQEDRFFIRGRPMEFHPAWQSGLSVGVPGVPRLLEHLHQRYGRLPWSELFAPARTLAREGFPLTARTSALVSDLLARNSSCAEDARLFFRDPTAFTYFVETKTCTAKPAGTWMRNPAYAETLDRFAAEGADAFYRGPLAEAIVAAVQGDRRIPGDLTADDLENYQVVERPPVCVAFRGHQVCGMGPPSSGGLAVGQILRFMELRSDLLGTSPLDVDSVHLFTQAMRLAFADRNRHVADSDLVRVPVAGLLDETYLGERAALITRVDMGIAAPGSPPGSENLHADESAVQGQGTSHISIVDRYGNALALTSSIESAFGNGVMVEGFLLNNQLTDFSFAFEDAAGRPIANRVQPSKRPRSSMAPTLVFDGEGRLALVTGSPGGARIIGYTAQSILNILAFGLDPQQAIQVPHVQNLNGQTELEAPIPDVTRPYDAQALAAALIARGHGDPQAPPHERSLGMVAHTSGLAIIQVVRSDAGQVVLIGGADHRRDGAVGGR
- a CDS encoding rod shape-determining protein, which produces MIESGILLTGGGAMLPGMARRLSQATAIPVRIAPNPLDAVILGLRAMAAAAA